One Brassica napus cultivar Da-Ae chromosome A1, Da-Ae, whole genome shotgun sequence genomic region harbors:
- the LOC125610300 gene encoding probable carotenoid cleavage dioxygenase 4, chloroplastic, which translates to MDSLSSSSFISTFSPPSSLLLPRPSSSRRLLRINSAVVEERSPITNPSQNNDLPPSKPKKLYTHRTNHTAVSSPAKPRPQPQTSLATALFTRITTMEEVINTFIDPPSRPSVDPKHVLSDNFAPVLDELPPTECQIIHGSLPPSLNGAYIRNGPNPQFLPRGPYHLFDGDGMLHAIRIRDGKATLCSRYVKTYKYNVEKQTGTPVIPNVFSGFNGVPASMARGALTAFRVLAGQFNPINGIGLANTSLAFFCNRLFALGESDLPYAVRLTESGDIVTIGRHDFDGKLAMSMTAHPKTDPETGETFAFRYGPVPPFLTFFRFDSTGNKRKDVPVFSMTSPSFLHDFAITSRYAIFSEIQIRMRMDSMLEGGSPVGADNGKTPRLGVIPRYAEGESEMKWFEVPGFNIIHAINAWDEDDGDTIVLIAPNIMSIEHTLERMELVHALVEKVKIDLVTGIVTRHPISARNLDFAVINPAFVGRRSRYVYAAIGDPMPKISGVVKLDVTRGDRDDCTVARRMYGPGCYGGEPFFVARDPGDPEAEEDDGYVVTYVHDEVAGESKFLVMDAKSPELEVVAAVRLPRRVPYGFHGLFVKESDLNKL; encoded by the coding sequence ATGGActctctttcttcctcttccttcatctccaccttctctcctccatcctctcttcttcttccccgCCCTTCTTCCTCTCGCCGTCTCCTCCGTATCAACTCCGCCGTCGTCGAAGAACGATCGCCCATCACTAACCCAAGCCAAAACAATGACCTTCCTCCGAGCAAACCTAAGAAACTCTACACTCATCGAACCAACCACACCGCCGTTTCATCTCCCGCGAAACCCCGACCACAACCACAAACGTCTCTAGCAACAGCTCTCTTCACCAGAATCACCACCATGGAAGAAGTCATCAACACGTTTATCGACCCACCGTCACGTCCTTCCGTAGATCCAAAACACGTCCTCTCAGACAACTTCGCTCCTGTCCTCGACGAGCTTCCTCCCACTGAGTGCCAGATCATCCACGGCTCTCTTCCGCCGTCTCTCAACGGCGCTTACATCCGTAACGGCCCTAACCCACAGTTTCTCCCACGTGGTCCCTACCATTTATTTGACGGTGACGGTATGCTTCACGCGATCCGCATCCGTGACGGTAAAGCCACGCTCTGCAGCAGATACGTCAAGACTTACAAATACAACGTTGAGAAACAAACCGGAACTCCGGTTATCCCTAACGTCTTTTCTGGATTTAACGGCGTACCGGCGTCAATGGCTCGCGGAGCTTTAACGGCGTTTAGAGTTTTAGCTGGACAGTTTAATCCGATCAACGGCATTGGTTTAGCGAACACGAGCCTCGCTTTCTTCTGTAACCGTCTCTTCGCTTTAGGAGAATCCGATTTACCGTACGCCGTCCGATTAACGGAGAGCGGAGACATCGTGACGATCGGACGGCACGATTTCGACGGGAAGTTAGCGATGAGCATGACAGCTCATCCGAAAACCGATCCCGAAACCGGAGAGACGTTCGCTTTCCGGTACGGTCCGGTTCCACCGTTTCTAACGTTTTTCCGGTTCGACTCGACCGGGAATAAGCGAAAAGACGTTCCGGTTTTCTCCATGACGTCTCCCTCCTTCCTCCACGACTTCGCGATCACGAGCCGTTACGCGATCTTCTCGGAGATTCAGATTCGGATGAGGATGGACTCGATGCTCGAAGGAGGATCTCCCGTCGGCGCCGATAACGGCAAAACGCCGAGGCTCGGAGTGATCCCGCGCTACGCCGAAGGCGAATCGGAGATGAAATGGTTCGAGGTTCCTGGATTCAACATCATCCACGCCATCAACGCCTGGGACGAAGACGACGGTGACACCATCGTTCTCATCGCTCCCAACATTATGTCGATCGAGCACACGCTGGAGAGGATGGAGCTCGTCCACGCCTTGGTGGAGAAGGTGAAGATCGATCTCGTCACCGGGATCGTGACACGTCATCCGATCTCCGCGAGGAACCTCGATTTCGCCGTGATCAATCCGGCGTTCGTTGGGAGACGGAGCCGGTACGTGTACGCGGCGATCGGAGATCCGATGCCGAAGATCTCCGGGGTGGTGAAGCTCGACGTGACTAGAGGAGATAGGGACGATTGCACGGTGGCGCGTAGGATGTACGGTCCAGGTTGTTACGGAGGAGAACCGTTTTTCGTAGCTAGGGATCCTGGTGATCCGGAGGCGGAGGAGGATGACGGTTACGTGGTGACGTATGTGCATGATGAGGTGGCGGGAGAGTCGAAGTTTCTTGTGATGGACGCGAAGTCGCCGGAGCTTGAGGTCGTAGCCGCTGTGAGGTTGCCGCGAAGGGTTCCGTACGGATTCCATGGACTATTTGTCAAGGAGAGTGACCTTAATAAGCTTTAG